In one window of Coralliovum pocilloporae DNA:
- a CDS encoding DUF2182 domain-containing protein, with protein sequence MAVDSGHQERASGQQGDLIWIGLYGTILCSWLALFVLSLDHEAVPLAGVLSSGFDLETWIAICSVSPAEAPFFAVLAMWALMAQAMMLPTALPMIRSYQTLTEGRDMPGRQQGVVGLVAGYLSVWLGFAVLAAALQVLLARYGLLSPHGILLSPWLTIGFLAIAGLYQFSALKDACVRACQSPLFYLMSNWRHGFKGGTIIGFRNGLACLGCCWALMMLGFVGGTMNLFWMGCAMLVMIGEKLPGPGRYITAPLGYILLASAGYAAARLLL encoded by the coding sequence ATGGCAGTAGACAGCGGACATCAGGAGCGGGCGAGCGGCCAGCAGGGCGATCTGATCTGGATCGGCCTCTATGGTACGATTCTGTGCTCCTGGCTGGCGCTGTTTGTGCTGAGCCTTGACCATGAGGCTGTTCCTTTGGCAGGGGTTCTCTCATCGGGGTTTGACCTTGAGACATGGATTGCCATCTGTTCGGTATCACCTGCTGAAGCACCGTTTTTTGCTGTTCTGGCCATGTGGGCGCTGATGGCACAGGCCATGATGTTGCCAACTGCCTTGCCGATGATCCGCTCTTACCAGACCCTGACAGAAGGCAGGGACATGCCCGGCAGACAGCAGGGTGTAGTCGGACTGGTGGCCGGTTATCTGTCTGTCTGGCTCGGCTTTGCGGTTCTGGCCGCTGCGCTTCAGGTGCTTCTGGCGCGATACGGATTGCTGTCGCCTCATGGCATTCTGCTGTCGCCCTGGCTGACCATTGGCTTTCTGGCTATCGCCGGGCTTTATCAGTTTTCCGCTCTCAAGGATGCCTGTGTCAGAGCCTGCCAGTCACCGCTCTTCTATCTGATGAGCAACTGGCGGCACGGTTTCAAAGGCGGCACCATCATCGGATTCCGGAATGGTCTGGCCTGCCTGGGCTGCTGTTGGGCGCTGATGATGCTGGGTTTTGTGGGTGGCACCATGAACCTGTTCTGGATGGGCTGTGCCATGCTGGTGATGATTGGCGAAAAACTGCCCGGTCCAGGGCGCTACATCACTGCACCACTCGGATATATCCTGTTGGCCAGCGCCGGCTATGCCGCCGCTCGCCTGCTGTTGTAA